From the genome of Vicia villosa cultivar HV-30 ecotype Madison, WI linkage group LG2, Vvil1.0, whole genome shotgun sequence, one region includes:
- the LOC131646459 gene encoding cyclic dof factor 3-like → MSQMINDSPTIKLFGTTIFLTHNIYVSSNDSSSKFAHEDFSDHTLNSSVSSSSTLDEVSQQTIEASFHPTKDLKSPTSSNLIQNPKTSSSETETSQLNSTTIDEQSDISQDKAPKKPYIIVPCPRCKSMDTKFCYYNNYNVKQPRHFCKNCQRYWTSGGTARKMLVGAGRRKNKATSNYPQMSTVLTFGSNSSNVTYYSGVLQPIWNVQSCGPSKPTLGKHSRDGDMINHPNSEKEKLGLESNKKERNDSNEVLIPKLLRFDDPKDVAKSSIWSTVGVKNGRGVFKGFGSNCDNNNHAVDASSSVLKANPAALSRSIVYHERI, encoded by the coding sequence ATGTCTCAGATGATTAATGATTCACCAACCATAAAACTTTTTGGTACTACCATCTTTCTGACACACAACATCTATGTCTCTTCCAATGATTCTTCCTCAAAATTTGCTCATGAAGATTTCTCTGATCATACTCTTAATTCATCTGTATCTTCATCTTCTACACTTGATGAGGTCTCACAACAAACCATAGAGGCTTCATTTCACCCCACAAAGGATTTAAAATCTCCCACATCTTCAAATCTTATTCAGAACCCCAAGACTTCCTCATCAGAAACAGAAACCTCTCAACTGAATTCCACTACAATTGATGAACAAAGTGATATATCACAAGACAAGGCTCCAAAGAAACCATACATAATTGTTCCATGCCCAAGATGCAAAAGCATGGACACAAAGTTTTGCTACtacaacaactacaacgtcaAACAACCCCGACACTTCTGCAAAAACTGCCAGAGATACTGGACTTCCGGTGGAACCGCGAGAAAGATGCTTGTAGGAGCAGGTCGCCGTAAGAACAAAGCCACTTCTAATTATCCTCAAATGAGTACTGTCTTGACCTTTGGATCAAATTCTTCTAATGTAACATACTATAGTGGTGTTTTGCAACCAATATGGAATGTACAATCTTGTGGCCCAAGTAAACCTACATTAGGGAAACATTCAAGAGATGGAGACATGATCAATCATCCCAACTCAGAGAAAGAAAAGCTTGGATTAGAAAGCAACAAAAAAGAAAGGAATGATAGTAATGAAGTGTTGATTCCTAAGTTACTGAGATTTGATGACCCTAAAGATGTTGCAAAGAGTTCTATATGGTCAACAGTAGGAGTCAAGAATGGGAGAGGAGTTTTCAAGGGATTTGGATCTAACTGTGATAACAATAATCATGCGGTTGATGCATCTTCATCAGTGTTGAAAGCTAATCCCGCAGCTTTATCAAGGTCTATTGTGTACCACGAGAGAATTTGA